A genomic stretch from Gorilla gorilla gorilla isolate KB3781 chromosome 20, NHGRI_mGorGor1-v2.1_pri, whole genome shotgun sequence includes:
- the ECSIT gene encoding evolutionarily conserved signaling intermediate in Toll pathway, mitochondrial isoform X2, translating to MSWVQATLLARGLCRAWGGTCRAALTGTSISQVPLPKDSTGAADPPQPHIVGIQSPDQQAALARHNPARPVFVEGPFSLWLRNKCVYYHILRADLLPPEEREVEETPEEWNLYYPMQLDLEYVRSGWDNYEFDINEVEEGPVFAMCMAGAHDQATMARWIQGLQETNPTLAQIPVVFRLAGSTRELQTSSAGLEEPPLPEDHQEEDDNLQRQQQGQS from the exons ATGAGCTGGGTCCAGGCCACCCTACTGGCCCGAGGCCTCTGTAGGGCCTGGGGAGGCACCTGCAGGGCCGCCCTCACAGgaacctccatctctcag GTTCCTTTGCCCAAAGACTCAACAGGTGCAGCAGATCCCCCGCAGCCCCACATCGTAG GAATCCAGAGTCCCGATCAGCAGGCCGCCCTGGCCCGCCACAATCCAGCCCGGCCTGTCTTTGTTGAGGGCCCCTTCTCCCTGTGGCTCCGCAACAAGTGTGTGTATTACCACATCCTCAGAGCTGACTTGCTGCCGCCGGAGGAGAGG GAAGTGGAAGAGACGCCAGAGGAGTGGAACCTCTACTACCCGATGCAGCTGGACCTGGAGTATGTGAGGAGTGGCTGGGACAACTACGAGTTTGACATCAATGAAG TGGAGGAAGGCCCTGTCTTCGCCATGTGCATGGCGGGTGCTCATGACCAGGCGACGATGGCTAGGTGGATCCAGGGCCTGCAGGAGACCAACCCAACCCTGGCCCAGATCCCCGTGGTCTTCCGCCTGGCCGGGTCTACCCGGGAGCTCCAGACATCCTCTGCAGGGCTGGAGGAGCCGCCCCTGCCCGAGGACCACCAGGAAGAAGACGACAACCTGCAGCGACAGCAGCAGGGCCAGAGCTAG
- the ECSIT gene encoding evolutionarily conserved signaling intermediate in Toll pathway, mitochondrial isoform X1 produces the protein MSWVQATLLARGLCRAWGGTCRAALTGTSISQVPRQLPRGLHCSAAAHNSEQSLVPSPPEPRQRPTKALVPFEDLFGQAPSGERDKASFLQTVQKFAEHSVRKRGHVDFIYLALRKMREYGVERDLAVYNQLLNIFPKEVFRPRNIIQRIFVHYPRQQECGIAVLEQMENHGVIPNKETEFLLIQIFGRKSYPMLKLVRLKLWFPRFMNINPFPVPRDLPQDPVELAMFGLRHMEPDLSARVTIYQVPLPKDSTGAADPPQPHIVGIQSPDQQAALARHNPARPVFVEGPFSLWLRNKCVYYHILRADLLPPEEREVEETPEEWNLYYPMQLDLEYVRSGWDNYEFDINEVEEGPVFAMCMAGAHDQATMARWIQGLQETNPTLAQIPVVFRLAGSTRELQTSSAGLEEPPLPEDHQEEDDNLQRQQQGQS, from the exons ATGAGCTGGGTCCAGGCCACCCTACTGGCCCGAGGCCTCTGTAGGGCCTGGGGAGGCACCTGCAGGGCCGCCCTCACAGgaacctccatctctcag gtCCCTCGCCAGCTCCCTCGGGGCCTCCACTGCAGCGCAGCCGCCCATAACTCTGAACAGTCCCTGGTTCCCAGCCCACCGGAACCCCGGCAGAGGCCCACCAAGGCTCTGGTGCCCTTTGAGGACCTGTTTGGGCAGGCACCTAGTGGGGAACGGGACAAGGCGAGCTTCCTGCAGACAGTGCAGAAATTTGCGGAGCACAGCGTGCGTAAGCGGGGCCACGTTGACTTCATCTACCTGGCCCTGCGCAAGATGCGGGAGTATGGTGTCGAGCGGGACCTGGCTGTGTACAACCAGCTGCTCAACATCTTCCCCAAGGAGGTCTTCCGGCCTCGCAACATCATCCAGCGCATCTTCGTCCACTACCCTCGGCAGCAGGAGTGTGGGATTGCTGTCCTGGAGCAGATGGAGAACCACG GTGTGATACCCAACAAGGAGACGGAGTTCCTGCTGATTCAGATATTTGGACGCAAAAGCTACCCCATGCTCAAGTTGGTGCGCCTGAAGCTGTGGTTCCCTCGATTCATGAACATCAACCCCTTCCCAGTGCCCCGGGACCTGCCCCAGGACCCTGTGGAGCTGGCCATGTTTGGCCTGCGGCACATGGAGCCTGACCTTAGTGCCAGGGTCACCATCTACCAG GTTCCTTTGCCCAAAGACTCAACAGGTGCAGCAGATCCCCCGCAGCCCCACATCGTAG GAATCCAGAGTCCCGATCAGCAGGCCGCCCTGGCCCGCCACAATCCAGCCCGGCCTGTCTTTGTTGAGGGCCCCTTCTCCCTGTGGCTCCGCAACAAGTGTGTGTATTACCACATCCTCAGAGCTGACTTGCTGCCGCCGGAGGAGAGG GAAGTGGAAGAGACGCCAGAGGAGTGGAACCTCTACTACCCGATGCAGCTGGACCTGGAGTATGTGAGGAGTGGCTGGGACAACTACGAGTTTGACATCAATGAAG TGGAGGAAGGCCCTGTCTTCGCCATGTGCATGGCGGGTGCTCATGACCAGGCGACGATGGCTAGGTGGATCCAGGGCCTGCAGGAGACCAACCCAACCCTGGCCCAGATCCCCGTGGTCTTCCGCCTGGCCGGGTCTACCCGGGAGCTCCAGACATCCTCTGCAGGGCTGGAGGAGCCGCCCCTGCCCGAGGACCACCAGGAAGAAGACGACAACCTGCAGCGACAGCAGCAGGGCCAGAGCTAG